The DNA window CTCCAGGTATGAGCGTAGTATCTGGTAGCATGTTGCTTATAACTAAAGCTCCTGAATATGGTAAGGATGGTCTTTTGGTGATTGCAGATGTTGCTGTTTTACCAAACCCAACTGCAGAAGAACTTGCTCAGATTGCCGTAGCTACAGGTAGAACTGCCCGCGTGCTCGCAAACGTTGAACCAAAGGTTGCTATGCTAAGTTTCTCAACTAAAGGAAGTGCAAAACATGAAATGGTTGATAAAGTTGCTGAAGCTACACGTTTAGCTAAAGAATTAGCTCCTGATATGCTTATCGATGGTGAACTTCAGGCTGATGCAGCTCTTGTTCCTTCTGTTGGAAATAGCAAAGCTCCGGGAAGTGCAGTTGCCGGACAAGCAAATACTTTGGTTTTCCCTTCTTTAGAGGTAGGTAATATTGCTTATAAGATGGTTCAACGTCTAGGTGGTGCTGAAGCTGTTGGTCCTATTCTTCAAGGAATGGCTGCTCCTGTTAACGATCTTTCTCGTGGTTGTTCAATTGAAGATATCTATAGAATGATTGCAATTACTGCTAATCAGGCTATTGGAGCAAAAAAATAATTAAAAGAATTTAAAGGTATGGCTGAAATGATTAAAGAACCAATAGAGAACTACGGACTAAGTTCTAAAGACCGTAAAAAGACTTTGTTCTCTAAAATTGGTATCGTAGGCTGCGGAAAGGAAGGCTCTAAAATAGCTACTGTAGCTGCTACGGCTGGTATTGAGGTAGTATTTCTTGAAATCAGTGATGAGAAAATTGAAGCAGCATTCGATAGAATTGCTGGTGAATTAGACATGCGTATTGCCACATGGGGTCTTACTGAGACAGAAAAGAAAACTATTCTTGGACGTATCTC is part of the uncultured Bacteroides sp. genome and encodes:
- the pta gene encoding phosphate acetyltransferase, coding for MMDLINEIIARAKADRQRIVLPEGTEERTLKAADLVLADGVADIILLGNPEEIKKLAAEWGLKNIDKATIIDPANHAKKEQYAELLCELRKKKGMTIEDARKLVLDPLYLGCLIIKSNDADGQLAGAQNTTGDVLRPALQIIKTAPGMSVVSGSMLLITKAPEYGKDGLLVIADVAVLPNPTAEELAQIAVATGRTARVLANVEPKVAMLSFSTKGSAKHEMVDKVAEATRLAKELAPDMLIDGELQADAALVPSVGNSKAPGSAVAGQANTLVFPSLEVGNIAYKMVQRLGGAEAVGPILQGMAAPVNDLSRGCSIEDIYRMIAITANQAIGAKK